One genomic segment of Mesoterricola silvestris includes these proteins:
- the rpoC gene encoding DNA-directed RNA polymerase subunit beta', protein MFPEQQNINAYECIRVTLASADVIRSWSRGEVTKPETINYRSLKPERDGLFCARIFGPVNDWECLCGKYKRQKFKGVICDKCGVEVTKKAVRRERMGHIALASPVSHVWFFKGVPSRIGYLLDIPLKDLERVLYFEAYAVTDPGNTPLKAREILAEEKYREYKAEYGEGFRAQMGAEAIKELLRHVDVEALAIELRHLMKQETSTQKRVKIAKRLKVTEAFKRSGNKPEWMILDVVPVLPPELRPLVPLDGGRFATSDLNDLYRRVINRNNRLKKLLELRAPEVIVRNEKRMLQEAVDALFENGKRGRLLRGVSNRPLKSLSDALKGKQGRFRQNLLGKRVDYSGRSVIVVGPDLKLHQCGLPKKMALELFKPFIFNRLEHKGHAATIRQAKEMVEQGVPEVWDVLDEVIQNHPVLLNRAPTLHRLGIQAFQPVLVEGKAIRLHPLVCTAFNADFDGDQMAVHVPLSPMAQIEARVLMMSTQNILNPANGRPNVVPSQDIVLGGYYLTKKRQNRKGQGMVFGTINEVLAAHEAKVVDTHAIIQLRYTGEVVDAEAWHKKDPKKHSEQEIFECPSFEVKRELITTTVGRVIFNRSMPEGLPFINALLKKEGLLSLVNRAYKLNGPELTIKLLDAMKDVGFLWAMKAGVSVGIDDIVVPGTKGKLLKEANEQVRGVEHEYYHEGKLDAATRYNKILEIWGQTSEQVATDMMKELEKRNETGEFLNSIYIMADSGARGSKTQIRQVAGMRGLMAKPSGDIIETPITSNFKEGLSVLQYFTSTHGARKGLADTALKTADSGYLTRKLVDVAQDVIINEDDCGTLDGIEVRAIVNSDGTIRSRLRDRIMGRVVLDDVVDPYSKQVIVPAGTLLTEELAFHIETSGIVAVKIRSVLTCEARRGVCAMCYGLNLSTGRMVDLGEAVGVIAAQSIGEPGTQLTMRTFHVGGAASRTSEKSTHEAQIAGIVKLDGIKYVEKAASADSDAGSELIAISRSGNILVVDASGNERERYKIAPGAIIRVRDGEEVEPKTVLAEWDPYNDYLISEKAGVADFKEFDLNSSYQEEKDQITGRFRKRVIDPTDDKLHPHINVKGDNHKVLQRYNIPTGAYVEVEDGQEILPGDVLAKTPRQQAKTSDITGGLPRVTELFEGRKPKDPAIISKVTGLVKYGNRVRGNQKVIVENEQGDREEYLIPRGKHIQVQDGDEIQAGEKLTEGAVSPHDILEIQGDKALQAFLLNEVQEVYRAQGVTINDKHIETIIRQMMRWVQITDVGDTPLIVDEKVDKHRFKEINEQALKDSGAPATCEPQLLGITKAALTSESFISAASFQETTRVLTEAALEGRVDYLRGLKENVILGRLIPAGTGMALYRNLETEEGQYPEVSDTDNLGIDDFDDEYSRMAQHVEELQGMSEVEGEDL, encoded by the coding sequence ATGTTTCCCGAGCAGCAGAACATCAACGCCTATGAATGCATCCGGGTCACCCTCGCGTCCGCGGACGTGATCCGGTCCTGGTCCCGCGGGGAGGTCACCAAGCCCGAGACCATCAACTACCGCTCCCTCAAGCCCGAGCGCGACGGCCTCTTCTGCGCCCGCATCTTCGGGCCCGTGAACGACTGGGAATGCCTGTGCGGCAAGTACAAGCGCCAGAAGTTCAAGGGCGTCATCTGCGACAAGTGCGGCGTCGAGGTCACCAAGAAGGCCGTGCGCCGCGAGCGCATGGGCCACATCGCCCTGGCCTCCCCCGTGAGCCACGTGTGGTTCTTCAAGGGCGTCCCCAGCCGCATCGGCTACCTGCTGGACATCCCCCTCAAGGACCTGGAGCGGGTGCTGTACTTCGAGGCCTACGCCGTCACCGATCCCGGCAACACGCCCCTCAAGGCCCGGGAGATCCTGGCCGAGGAGAAGTACCGGGAATACAAGGCCGAGTACGGCGAGGGCTTCCGGGCCCAGATGGGCGCCGAGGCCATCAAGGAGCTGCTCCGCCACGTGGACGTGGAGGCGCTGGCCATCGAGCTGCGCCACCTCATGAAGCAGGAGACCTCCACCCAGAAGCGCGTGAAGATCGCCAAGCGCCTCAAGGTGACCGAGGCCTTCAAGCGCTCCGGCAACAAGCCTGAGTGGATGATCCTGGACGTGGTCCCGGTCCTGCCCCCCGAGCTGCGCCCCCTGGTTCCCCTGGACGGCGGCCGCTTCGCCACCTCCGACCTGAACGACCTCTACCGGCGCGTCATCAACCGCAACAACCGCCTCAAGAAGCTCCTGGAGCTCCGGGCCCCCGAAGTCATCGTGCGCAACGAGAAGCGCATGCTGCAGGAGGCCGTGGACGCCCTCTTCGAGAACGGCAAGCGCGGCCGCCTCCTGCGCGGCGTCAGCAACCGCCCCCTCAAGTCCCTGTCCGACGCCCTCAAGGGCAAGCAGGGCCGGTTCCGGCAGAACCTGCTGGGCAAGCGCGTGGACTACTCCGGCCGTTCGGTCATCGTGGTGGGTCCCGACCTCAAGCTCCACCAGTGCGGCCTCCCCAAGAAGATGGCCCTGGAGCTCTTCAAGCCCTTCATCTTCAACCGCCTGGAGCACAAGGGCCACGCGGCCACCATCCGCCAGGCCAAGGAAATGGTCGAGCAGGGCGTGCCGGAAGTGTGGGACGTGCTGGATGAGGTCATCCAGAACCACCCCGTGCTCCTGAACCGCGCTCCCACGCTCCACCGCCTGGGCATCCAGGCCTTCCAGCCGGTGCTGGTGGAAGGCAAGGCCATCCGCCTGCATCCCCTGGTGTGCACCGCCTTCAACGCCGACTTCGACGGCGACCAGATGGCCGTCCACGTCCCCCTGTCCCCCATGGCCCAGATCGAGGCCCGGGTCCTCATGATGTCCACCCAGAACATCCTGAACCCCGCCAACGGCCGCCCCAACGTGGTGCCCTCCCAGGACATCGTGCTGGGCGGCTACTACCTGACCAAGAAGCGGCAGAACCGCAAGGGCCAGGGCATGGTCTTCGGCACCATCAACGAGGTGCTGGCCGCCCACGAGGCCAAGGTGGTCGACACCCACGCCATCATCCAGCTGCGCTACACCGGCGAGGTGGTGGACGCCGAGGCCTGGCACAAGAAGGATCCCAAGAAGCACTCCGAGCAGGAGATCTTCGAATGCCCCAGCTTTGAAGTGAAGCGCGAGCTCATCACCACCACCGTGGGCCGGGTCATCTTCAACCGCTCCATGCCCGAGGGCCTGCCCTTCATCAACGCCCTCCTGAAGAAGGAAGGCCTGCTGTCCCTGGTGAACCGCGCCTACAAGCTCAACGGCCCCGAACTGACCATCAAGCTCCTGGACGCCATGAAGGATGTGGGCTTCCTGTGGGCCATGAAGGCCGGCGTCTCCGTGGGCATCGACGACATCGTGGTGCCCGGCACCAAGGGCAAGCTGCTCAAGGAAGCCAATGAGCAGGTCCGCGGCGTCGAGCACGAGTACTACCACGAGGGCAAGCTGGACGCGGCCACCCGCTACAACAAGATCCTCGAGATCTGGGGCCAGACCTCCGAGCAGGTCGCCACGGACATGATGAAGGAACTGGAGAAGCGCAACGAGACCGGCGAATTCCTCAATTCCATCTACATCATGGCCGACTCCGGCGCCCGCGGATCCAAGACCCAGATCCGCCAGGTGGCCGGCATGCGCGGCCTCATGGCCAAGCCCTCCGGCGACATCATCGAGACGCCCATCACCTCCAACTTCAAGGAAGGCCTCTCGGTTCTCCAGTACTTCACCTCCACCCACGGCGCCCGCAAGGGCCTGGCCGACACCGCCCTCAAGACCGCCGACTCCGGCTACCTCACCCGCAAGCTGGTGGACGTGGCCCAGGACGTGATCATCAACGAGGACGACTGCGGCACCCTGGACGGCATCGAGGTGCGGGCCATCGTCAACAGCGACGGCACCATCCGAAGCCGCCTGCGCGACCGCATCATGGGCCGCGTGGTGCTGGACGACGTGGTGGATCCCTACTCCAAGCAGGTCATCGTGCCGGCCGGCACCCTCCTCACGGAGGAGCTGGCCTTCCACATCGAGACCTCCGGCATCGTCGCCGTGAAGATCCGCTCCGTGCTCACCTGCGAAGCCCGCCGCGGCGTCTGCGCCATGTGCTACGGCCTGAACCTGTCCACGGGCCGCATGGTGGACCTGGGCGAGGCCGTGGGCGTCATCGCCGCCCAGTCCATCGGCGAGCCCGGCACCCAGCTGACCATGCGAACCTTCCACGTGGGCGGCGCCGCCAGCCGCACCTCCGAGAAGTCCACTCACGAGGCCCAGATCGCGGGCATCGTGAAGCTCGACGGCATCAAGTACGTGGAGAAGGCCGCCTCGGCCGATTCCGACGCCGGCAGCGAGCTCATCGCCATCAGCCGTTCCGGCAACATCCTCGTGGTGGACGCCAGCGGCAACGAGCGTGAGCGCTACAAGATCGCCCCCGGCGCCATCATCCGCGTCCGTGACGGCGAAGAGGTGGAACCCAAGACGGTACTCGCCGAGTGGGACCCCTACAACGACTACCTCATTTCCGAGAAGGCCGGCGTCGCCGACTTCAAGGAATTCGACCTGAACTCCAGCTACCAGGAAGAGAAGGACCAGATCACCGGCCGCTTCCGCAAGCGCGTCATCGATCCCACCGACGACAAGCTCCATCCCCACATCAACGTCAAGGGGGACAACCACAAGGTCCTCCAGCGCTACAACATCCCCACCGGCGCCTACGTGGAAGTGGAGGACGGCCAGGAGATCCTGCCCGGCGACGTGCTGGCCAAGACCCCCCGGCAGCAGGCCAAGACCTCCGACATCACCGGCGGTCTGCCCCGCGTCACCGAGCTCTTCGAAGGCCGCAAGCCCAAGGACCCCGCCATCATCAGCAAGGTTACGGGCCTGGTCAAGTACGGCAACCGCGTCCGCGGCAACCAGAAGGTCATCGTGGAGAACGAGCAGGGCGACCGTGAGGAGTACCTCATCCCCCGCGGCAAGCACATCCAGGTGCAGGACGGCGACGAAATCCAGGCGGGCGAAAAGCTCACCGAGGGCGCCGTCAGCCCCCACGACATCCTGGAGATCCAGGGCGACAAGGCCCTCCAGGCCTTCCTGCTCAACGAGGTCCAGGAGGTCTACCGGGCCCAGGGCGTGACGATCAACGACAAGCACATCGAGACCATCATCCGCCAGATGATGCGCTGGGTGCAGATCACCGACGTGGGCGACACCCCGCTCATCGTCGACGAGAAGGTGGACAAGCACCGCTTCAAGGAGATCAACGAGCAGGCCCTCAAGGACAGCGGCGCCCCCGCCACCTGCGAGCCCCAGCTCCTGGGCATCACCAAGGCCGCCCTCACCTCCGAGTCCTTCATCTCCGCCGCATCGTTCCAGGAGACCACCCGCGTCCTCACCGAGGCCGCCCTGGAAGGCCGCGTGGACTACCTCCGCGGCCTGAAGGAGAACGTCATCCTGGGCCGCCTCATCCCCGCCGGCACCGGCATGGCCCTCTACCGCAACCTCGAAACAGAAGAAGGCCAGTACCCCGAAGTGTCCGACACGGACAACCTGGGCATTGACGACTTCGACGACGAGTACAGCCGGATGGCGCAGCATGTGGAAGAGCTGCAGGGAATGAGCGAAGTGGAGGGAGAGGATCTTTGA
- a CDS encoding GumC domain-containing protein: MPAKAALVTMVAVALLTLTVPNSYTSQARILPAESKVAGGGLGALAAAVNAAGFSVPGEGSDANFVEILQSRTLLQQLLETRFNFHEARFMFQTAGPKEMTLQEYLGEKNLDRALKRVRKTLAADRDLKSKILVITVETHSPDLSQAVAARSLEILGRFVLEKNQTRGGLKAAYLAGRLVDAEKETNAAQTAMEQFLSTNRNWSSSPDPYVRLHGAKLEGELKFRQQMLYSLAMNREQALLEEKNDLPIVNVMDKPNLPVLKSGPARSLFTLAAGILVFLSMWGWRSRSELIAFLKSNKNLI, encoded by the coding sequence GTGCCTGCCAAGGCCGCACTGGTAACAATGGTGGCGGTTGCACTACTGACGCTTACCGTACCCAACAGCTATACGTCCCAGGCCCGGATCCTTCCGGCAGAGAGTAAAGTCGCGGGTGGGGGGCTAGGAGCGCTGGCCGCTGCTGTGAATGCGGCTGGCTTCTCGGTGCCTGGAGAGGGATCAGATGCGAACTTTGTCGAGATTCTCCAGAGTCGTACGCTTCTTCAGCAGCTTTTGGAAACTCGGTTCAATTTTCATGAGGCCCGCTTTATGTTTCAGACTGCGGGCCCAAAGGAAATGACCCTTCAGGAGTACCTAGGCGAGAAGAACCTGGACCGCGCTCTTAAGCGAGTCAGAAAGACCCTAGCCGCAGACCGAGACCTAAAATCCAAGATACTTGTCATAACGGTAGAAACCCATTCTCCGGACCTGTCGCAGGCCGTGGCGGCACGATCATTGGAAATCCTGGGTCGATTTGTCCTTGAGAAGAACCAAACCCGAGGTGGCCTGAAAGCTGCCTACCTGGCAGGGCGCCTGGTCGATGCCGAGAAGGAAACGAACGCAGCGCAGACTGCCATGGAGCAGTTCCTCTCTACGAATCGAAACTGGTCTTCCAGCCCGGATCCGTACGTTCGCTTACATGGCGCCAAGCTGGAAGGTGAATTGAAATTTAGACAACAAATGCTTTATTCCTTGGCAATGAATAGGGAGCAAGCCCTTCTTGAGGAGAAGAACGACCTGCCGATTGTCAATGTGATGGACAAACCGAACCTACCCGTCCTGAAGAGTGGGCCAGCTCGTTCACTTTTCACGCTGGCCGCCGGAATCCTTGTCTTTCTTTCAATGTGGGGTTGGAGGAGTCGGTCTGAACTCATCGCCTTCCTCAAATCAAACAAGAATTTGATTTAG
- a CDS encoding nucleotidyltransferase family protein, translating to MNTASTAIVLAGGFGTRLRAVVSDLPKPLAPIRGIPFLKHLLSQIASQGIRNAVLSVGYLGEKIEKDLGYSFGPLSLSYVHEDRPLGTGGAVRFALATLPPTPGPVFVMNGDSYFPIPLHDLAQDFLGHQGALACLALKRMSPADRYGTVELGPDGRIYSFREKTALEEGLINGGIYVLSRDFLQVTPADRPFSLETDVFAPRCPQGSLFGREFDAPFIDIGIPEDYRHAQDMIPLLPGERPTS from the coding sequence ATGAACACGGCTTCAACGGCCATCGTCTTGGCAGGTGGGTTCGGGACCCGGCTTCGGGCCGTCGTATCAGACCTCCCAAAGCCCCTTGCGCCCATCCGCGGTATTCCATTCCTGAAGCATCTCCTGAGCCAAATTGCCAGCCAGGGTATCCGGAATGCCGTGCTCTCCGTGGGTTACCTCGGGGAAAAGATTGAGAAAGACCTTGGATACTCCTTTGGCCCACTGAGCCTATCCTACGTCCACGAGGATCGCCCCTTAGGGACCGGCGGTGCGGTTCGATTTGCCTTGGCTACCCTTCCCCCAACCCCAGGGCCGGTGTTCGTAATGAACGGGGATTCATACTTCCCCATTCCGCTTCACGATCTAGCCCAGGATTTTCTGGGCCACCAAGGGGCTCTAGCCTGCCTGGCCTTGAAACGTATGAGTCCGGCTGACCGATACGGGACCGTGGAACTTGGCCCCGATGGACGCATTTACTCCTTCCGGGAAAAGACGGCCCTCGAGGAGGGCCTCATCAACGGAGGCATCTACGTCCTATCAAGAGACTTCCTTCAGGTTACCCCGGCAGACCGCCCCTTCTCCTTGGAAACCGATGTCTTCGCACCCCGCTGCCCACAAGGGTCGCTTTTTGGTCGGGAATTTGATGCCCCGTTCATTGATATCGGCATCCCTGAGGATTACCGCCATGCCCAAGACATGATTCCGCTCCTCCCAGGAGAGCGCCCAACGAGTTGA
- a CDS encoding D-sedoheptulose-7-phosphate isomerase: MTRINDVFAESAANAEKLRRNVELHSCMGKAVEAMITAFRSGGRVLFCGNGGSAADAQHLAAEFSGRFYFDRPPLDSEALHVNTSFLTAVANDYDYNVTYARLVLAKGRPGDVLVGITTSGNSKNILAAFEKAKEVGMVTVGMTGEGGGKLKGLSDILLEVPSNDTPRIQEGHILIGHILCELVEKGLFA, encoded by the coding sequence ATGACCCGCATTAATGATGTGTTTGCCGAATCCGCAGCTAATGCCGAAAAGCTCCGCCGAAATGTCGAACTGCATTCTTGCATGGGAAAGGCCGTCGAGGCCATGATCACGGCCTTCCGATCGGGCGGTAGGGTTCTATTCTGCGGAAACGGTGGCAGTGCAGCCGACGCCCAGCATCTTGCCGCCGAATTTTCCGGACGGTTCTATTTTGACCGCCCCCCTTTGGACTCTGAAGCGCTTCACGTAAACACCTCCTTCCTAACGGCCGTTGCCAATGACTATGACTACAACGTCACCTACGCAAGACTTGTTCTGGCGAAAGGACGCCCAGGCGATGTCCTCGTAGGCATCACCACGTCCGGAAACTCGAAAAACATCCTCGCCGCTTTTGAAAAGGCCAAAGAAGTCGGCATGGTCACAGTCGGAATGACTGGGGAAGGAGGGGGCAAGCTCAAAGGACTTTCAGACATACTCCTTGAGGTCCCCTCCAACGACACACCACGTATTCAGGAAGGCCACATCCTTATCGGGCACATCCTCTGCGAACTCGTTGAAAAGGGCCTCTTCGCATGA
- a CDS encoding GHMP family kinase ATP-binding protein has product MLVHSRAPLRIGLAGGGTDVSPYSDLYGGSILNATINLFATASIRPLDGNRIVLKSLDHGLVEEHESRDFLAPEGPLQLLKGVYNRVVSQYVKRPLAFELSTHVDAPPGSGLGSSSTLVTALVGAFAEWLSLPLGEYEIARLAYEIEREDLGMAGGKQDQYAATFGGFNFMEFYGNDKVIVNPLRLKDSRILQLENNLLLFYTGASRLSSTIIEKQSRNALDKKATAIEAMHKLKTQAVEMKEALLLGRLADLGRILDFGWQSKKKMADGITNPAIDKIYETAIQAGATGGKLSGAGGGGHMIFYCPDNAWHAVSRALSPELGTVCRFQFTNTGLITWEEA; this is encoded by the coding sequence ATGCTGGTTCATTCCCGTGCTCCCCTCAGAATCGGCCTCGCAGGAGGCGGCACGGACGTCAGTCCATACTCAGACCTGTATGGCGGGAGCATCCTAAACGCAACCATCAATCTTTTCGCCACGGCCTCCATTCGTCCTCTCGATGGGAATCGTATCGTCCTCAAGAGCCTCGACCACGGTCTGGTTGAGGAACACGAGAGCAGGGATTTCCTCGCCCCGGAAGGCCCCCTCCAACTCCTGAAGGGCGTCTACAACCGGGTTGTCTCACAGTACGTCAAGCGCCCTCTTGCCTTCGAACTCAGCACCCACGTGGATGCCCCGCCGGGTTCGGGTCTTGGATCTTCATCCACCCTGGTAACGGCACTGGTGGGTGCCTTCGCAGAATGGCTCTCGCTACCTCTTGGAGAGTATGAGATCGCTAGGCTTGCCTATGAGATTGAACGCGAGGACCTCGGCATGGCTGGCGGCAAACAAGATCAGTATGCCGCGACTTTTGGCGGGTTCAATTTCATGGAGTTCTATGGAAACGACAAGGTCATCGTAAACCCGCTCCGACTTAAGGACTCGCGGATTCTCCAATTGGAGAACAACTTGCTGCTCTTCTATACGGGAGCGAGTCGCCTTTCATCCACCATCATTGAGAAACAGAGCCGCAACGCCCTCGATAAAAAGGCCACCGCGATCGAAGCGATGCACAAATTGAAAACCCAAGCGGTCGAAATGAAGGAAGCCCTTCTCTTGGGCAGACTTGCTGACCTGGGTAGAATCCTGGATTTTGGTTGGCAGTCAAAAAAGAAGATGGCGGATGGGATCACAAACCCTGCCATCGACAAAATTTACGAAACGGCCATCCAGGCTGGAGCGACCGGAGGTAAGCTGTCCGGCGCCGGTGGCGGCGGCCATATGATCTTCTACTGCCCAGACAATGCCTGGCATGCAGTCTCCAGAGCACTCTCACCTGAACTCGGAACCGTCTGCCGCTTCCAGTTCACCAACACTGGCCTCATTACCTGGGAGGAAGCATGA
- a CDS encoding glycosyltransferase family 2 protein, whose translation MKISVITVVWNNPQVAEALKSILEQKTSHEVELVVIDGGSAEPTLEAIRPFLPRIAYFVSEPDKGLYDAMNKGIAAATGDILGTLNSDDVLDNDGVLQRIAETFEAGTCDAVFGDLAYVASDDINRIIRYWKSSPYKLGSFESGWLPPFPTFYARREVYVRLGGFNTEYRIAADMELMLRFIAINGIRTTHIPGILVRMRMGGASNRNLGNILRMNGENWRAFRDHGIHVSPLYFLRKFTSRLFQFVKRPR comes from the coding sequence ATGAAAATCAGCGTCATCACGGTCGTATGGAACAACCCGCAGGTGGCGGAGGCCCTGAAATCGATCCTGGAACAGAAAACGTCCCATGAGGTCGAACTGGTGGTCATCGATGGAGGGTCCGCCGAACCCACCCTTGAGGCTATTCGACCATTCCTGCCCAGGATCGCTTATTTCGTGTCAGAACCCGACAAGGGACTCTACGATGCCATGAACAAAGGCATCGCCGCCGCTACGGGGGACATCCTCGGCACACTCAATTCTGATGATGTGCTGGACAATGACGGCGTCCTCCAGCGAATTGCGGAAACGTTTGAAGCAGGCACCTGCGACGCCGTCTTTGGAGACCTAGCCTATGTCGCCTCCGATGACATTAACCGAATCATCAGATACTGGAAGTCTAGCCCTTACAAATTGGGCTCCTTTGAGTCAGGCTGGCTTCCACCCTTCCCGACCTTCTATGCCCGACGAGAAGTCTATGTGAGACTCGGGGGATTCAACACCGAATATCGAATCGCCGCGGACATGGAACTCATGCTTCGCTTCATCGCGATCAACGGAATCCGGACAACTCATATTCCCGGGATTCTCGTTAGAATGCGGATGGGCGGCGCTTCCAACCGGAACCTTGGCAATATTCTGCGGATGAACGGTGAGAATTGGCGTGCCTTCCGGGATCATGGAATCCACGTCAGCCCACTGTATTTTCTCCGAAAATTCACCTCCCGCCTATTTCAGTTTGTAAAACGCCCCAGATGA
- the gmd gene encoding GDP-mannose 4,6-dehydratase — protein sequence MAKVALITGVTGQDGAYLAEFLLNKGYEVHGIKRRSSSFNTARIDHLFHDLHESGRSFYLHYGDMTDSSGLTRIIQDVQPDEIYNLAAQSHVQVSFEEPEYTANSDALGALRILEAIRLLGLSKKTRFYQASTSELYGLVQEVPQRETTPFYPRSPYAVAKLYAYWITVNYREAYGIFGCNGILFNHESPLRGETFVTRKITRGLSRIKLGVQECLYLGNLDALRDWGHARDYVEMQWLMLQQERPEDFVIATGMQYSVRDFVNAVAKELGMAITWRGEGKNEQGFDSDGKCVVAVDPRYFRPTEVASLLGDASKAREKLGWVPATDFNTLVKEMTREDLRAAERDELVKRHGYQIFQQAE from the coding sequence ATGGCCAAGGTCGCTCTGATTACGGGAGTCACGGGTCAAGATGGAGCCTACTTGGCAGAATTTCTGCTCAACAAAGGCTATGAAGTACATGGTATCAAGCGAAGGTCATCTTCGTTCAATACGGCCAGAATCGACCATCTTTTTCACGATTTGCACGAGTCCGGGAGATCCTTTTATCTCCATTACGGAGATATGACGGATTCTTCTGGTCTTACCCGTATTATCCAGGACGTACAACCTGATGAAATATATAACTTAGCTGCACAAAGCCATGTTCAGGTGTCATTCGAGGAGCCGGAATATACTGCCAATTCAGACGCCCTGGGCGCTCTTCGGATCCTGGAAGCGATTCGCCTGCTTGGGTTGTCGAAGAAGACGCGATTTTACCAGGCTTCCACTTCCGAGCTGTACGGTCTGGTCCAGGAAGTGCCTCAGCGTGAGACGACGCCCTTCTATCCGCGCTCGCCTTACGCCGTGGCCAAGCTTTATGCATATTGGATCACGGTGAATTATCGGGAGGCCTATGGCATCTTCGGGTGCAACGGCATTCTTTTCAACCACGAGAGTCCGCTTCGGGGCGAAACGTTCGTGACCCGGAAGATCACTCGTGGTTTGTCACGTATCAAACTGGGCGTTCAAGAATGCCTTTATCTTGGAAACCTGGATGCGCTGCGTGATTGGGGCCATGCCCGAGACTACGTCGAAATGCAGTGGCTCATGCTCCAGCAGGAGCGCCCCGAGGACTTCGTCATCGCCACAGGGATGCAGTACAGCGTGCGAGACTTTGTGAACGCGGTGGCGAAGGAGCTGGGCATGGCCATTACCTGGCGAGGGGAAGGAAAGAACGAGCAGGGATTCGACTCGGACGGCAAGTGCGTTGTGGCGGTGGATCCGAGGTACTTCCGCCCGACAGAAGTTGCCTCCCTGCTTGGAGACGCATCCAAGGCTCGGGAAAAATTGGGTTGGGTGCCTGCCACGGATTTCAATACTCTGGTCAAGGAGATGACCCGGGAGGATCTACGGGCGGCAGAGCGAGATGAACTCGTCAAGCGGCACGGTTATCAGATTTTTCAGCAAGCCGAATAG
- a CDS encoding GDP-L-fucose synthase family protein, translated as MKILLTGAAGMVGKNLLEHPAARSHAFLTPRQDELDLRDYPALLAYLKTNLPDLVIHAAGKVGGIQANMADPVGFLLENLDMGRNLVWGARNAGIPRLLNLGSSCMYPRNISEPLREEMVLKGELEPTNEGYALAKVTTARLCEYITRAEPKFQYKTFIPCNLYGRHDKFDAFAAHLIPAVIRKVDEAVRTDAEVITIWGDGTARREFMYAGDMADALIQGVERFDALPETMNVGLGTDWSVNEYYEAVADVMGYRGRFDHDLTKPVGMARKLVSTERLEAWGWRAGTSLRDGVQKTVDFFKKEWQG; from the coding sequence TTGAAAATTCTTCTAACGGGTGCCGCTGGCATGGTCGGCAAGAACTTGCTTGAGCACCCTGCTGCACGTTCTCACGCTTTCCTTACACCCCGCCAAGATGAACTGGATCTTCGCGACTACCCTGCTCTTCTTGCATACCTAAAAACCAATTTGCCCGATCTTGTGATCCACGCAGCGGGGAAGGTTGGGGGAATTCAGGCCAACATGGCGGATCCCGTCGGATTCCTCCTTGAGAACTTGGATATGGGGCGGAACCTGGTGTGGGGGGCGAGGAACGCCGGTATTCCCCGCTTGCTCAACCTGGGCAGCTCCTGTATGTATCCCCGCAATATCTCGGAGCCGCTTCGGGAGGAAATGGTCCTGAAGGGGGAATTGGAGCCAACGAATGAAGGGTACGCCCTGGCCAAGGTGACGACGGCCCGGCTTTGCGAGTACATCACAAGGGCTGAACCCAAATTTCAGTACAAGACGTTTATTCCTTGCAATTTATATGGCAGGCACGACAAATTCGATGCCTTTGCCGCCCACCTGATTCCCGCCGTCATCCGCAAAGTGGACGAAGCGGTCCGTACGGATGCAGAGGTGATCACGATTTGGGGGGACGGCACCGCGCGAAGGGAATTCATGTACGCTGGTGATATGGCTGATGCGCTCATTCAAGGTGTCGAGCGGTTTGATGCATTACCAGAAACGATGAACGTAGGCCTCGGAACGGATTGGTCCGTGAACGAATACTACGAAGCCGTCGCCGACGTGATGGGCTACAGGGGCAGGTTTGACCACGACCTGACAAAGCCTGTTGGAATGGCACGCAAGCTGGTCTCCACCGAGCGCCTGGAGGCTTGGGGCTGGAGGGCAGGCACAAGCCTTCGGGATGGTGTTCAGAAGACGGTGGATTTTTTCAAAAAGGAGTGGCAAGGATGA